From a single Osmerus mordax isolate fOsmMor3 chromosome 14, fOsmMor3.pri, whole genome shotgun sequence genomic region:
- the si:dkey-9i23.6 gene encoding WW domain-binding protein 11, translating into MSLLEGRSLPQDLSTEDTDQDTHTDVHTNTDTHTDTHSNTPSDTDTHTDTHSNTPSDTDTHTDSNINIDALSCIQTDTHLNPHPNTCTNNTQPETQPRTCQSSHTQRCLTDTAAAGGHASVSLHSQETEAVIFKEVCIQTNDDDDDEEGHRLKDAAGDSGSPDPSQKPVVSEDSSSSPAVIPRWDRKPIPPAPPGLERPCIPPPVPPKRKPKPPTLLPKQHAPVLGGDSKESPGLVLGPPGPGVQASLAVDTSAMYATVIHKSQQTPPCPQPCPPLGCAPQEKQGGYFRGTGGIPIQEPPQLMEQEMEGVYRAQEMAGVDVSVEATMTPAPIPKPPRRNRPNPMLQEPVVGTKEGPDMEAFAGSVVEARCSLQALHLAPPGAESVKQPRDMLSASGDQGSGTHTALRQMEEEEDQSPVGELEDERGQGQAVCHRGSLSSLNSFRLFYNPTSLVEEIFTGDEWSSYLLVNSNPSSSQFTGQSEVETQPLCGGDQPESGPVPPLIISDHSDEGNHSSTMDLPDYEIMCHYEEGALVDKQRDAAQEELNNEWRGRDIGIIPKAVLANGAKQQKGPLTKLKTEDIYDNIDLSCVKSLGVLDSSPQKHRIYLSRKRKSRRPRKKPRGDIFKIPRFGIFKSAAHSSVIPSSPPVSSSPAPSSSSLSPSLSAYSPSSRSNGFFSSSIFYPAPSSPLSNDEVGSQLKTGEDGTKYGVSSPRSLAKFMSTLKEKARRKNKQ; encoded by the exons atGTCTCTTTTAGAGGGCAGGTCCTTGCCGCAAGACCTCAGCACTGAGGACAcagaccaagacacacacacagacgtacacaccaacacagacacgcacacggaCACGCACTCCAACACACCCTccgacacagacacgcacactgaCACGCACTCCAACACACCCTccgacacagacacgcacaccgaCTCAAACATAAACATAGACGCACTCTCCTGcattcaaacagacacacacctgaacccGCATCCAAACACttgcacaaacaacacacaaccaGAGACACAACCACGCACTTGTCAGAGCTCACACACCCAACGATGTCTCACAGACACTGCTGCCGCTGGCGGACATGCGAGTGTGTCGCTTCACAGCCAAGAAACGGAGGCTGTTATATTCAAAGAAGTTTGCATTCAAAcaaacgatgatgatgatgatgaggaaggTCATCGACTCAAGGATGCAGCAGGAGATTCAGGAAGTCCCGATCCATCACAGAAGCCTGTTGTCTCTGAGGACTCTAGTTCTTCTCCTGCTGTGATTCCCAGATGGGACAGGAAACcaattcctcctgctcctcctggcctGGAACGTCCATGcatccctccccccgtccctcccaaAAGAAAGCCCAAACCTCCGACCCTTCTCCCCAAGCAACATGCTCCTGTGCTGGGAGGAGACTCAAAAGAAAGCCCAGGCTTAGTCCTGGGGCCTCCAGGGCCTGGAGTTCAGGCTTCGTTAGCAGTGGATACATCTGCCATGTATGCAACCGTCATCCATAAGTCTCAACAgacgcccccctgcccccagccctgccccccgctAGGATGTGCCCCTCAGGAGAAGCAAGGGGGTTATTTTCGGGGAACTGGGGGCATCCCAATACAGGAACCTCCCCAACtgatggagcaggagatggagggagtctaCAGAGCTCAAGAGATGGCTGGGGTGGATGTCTCAGTGGAGGCTACAATGACACCGGCCCCCATCCCCAAACCTCCTCGTAGGAACAGACCCAACCCCATGCTCCAGGAACCAGTGGTGGGGACCAAGGAAGGTCCAGACATGGAGGCCTTTGCTGGGTCTGTCGTAGAAGCCAGGTGCTCCCTCCAAGCCCTCCATCTGGCTCCTCCAGGGGCGGAGTCAGTAAAACAACCCAGAGATATGTTGTCCGCTTCAGGGGACCAGGGTTCTGGAACCCACACAGCTCTCAGgcagatggaagaggaggaggac CAGTCACCAGTGGGTGAGCTTGAGGATGAAAGGGGCCAAGGACAAGCTGTGTGCCACCGGGG TTCTCTCAGCTCCTTAAACTCATTCAGGCTGTTCTACAACCCCACCAGCCTGGTTGAAGAGATCTTCACTGGAGATGAGTGGTCATCCTACCTGTTGGTCAACAGcaacccctcctcttcccaatTTACCGGCCAATCAGAGGTGGAGACACAACCTCTATGTGGCGGTGACCAACCAGAGTCTGGACCAGTGCCACCCCTGATCATATCTGACCACTCAGATGAGGGTAACCATAGCAGCACTATGGACCTGCCAGATTACGAGATCATGTGCCATTATGAAGAGGGCGCGCTGGTGGACAAGCAACGGGATGCTGCACAAGAGGAATTAAACAATGAGTGGAGAGGCAGGGACATTGGAATCATACCAAAGGCTGTGCTGGCCAATGGCGCTAAACAGCAAAAGGGGCCTTTAACCAAGCTCAAGACCGAGGACATCTATGACAACATAGACCTGTCCTGTGTGAAG tCTCTTGGGGTTCTGGACAGCTCCCCCCAGAAACACAGAATCTAcctgagcaggaagaggaagagccgACGCCCACGAAAGAAGCCCAGAGGAG ACATCTTCAAGATACCACGATTTGGCATATTCAAATCCGCTGCTCATTCCTCCGTCATCCCATCATCACCTCCAgtttcctcctcccccgctccttcttcctcctccctctctccatccctctctgcctactccccttcctctcgctctaatggtttcttctcctcctcaatTTTCTACCCtgctccttcatctcctctttcCAACGACGAGGTGGGGTCACAGTTGAAG ACAGGAGAGGACGGTACTAAATATGGGGTTTCCAGTCCCAGATCTTTGGCTAAGTTCATGAGCACTTTgaaagagaaagcaaggaggAAGAACAAGCA